The following proteins come from a genomic window of Sphaerisporangium rubeum:
- a CDS encoding sterol carrier family protein, which produces MATRRPDPEKIRAALDAQLAELGEPPYDGPPDGLTDAVAHVVLGVYEKGLRPERDAARLAARLLLDRLTAEAPGRTVEVRVPPFAAVQCVAGPRHTRGTPPNVVETDPRTWLELALGRTTWAEAMDAGKISASGARADLSEHLPLRG; this is translated from the coding sequence GTGGCAACCAGGAGACCCGACCCCGAGAAGATCCGCGCCGCTCTGGACGCGCAGCTCGCCGAGCTCGGCGAGCCGCCGTACGACGGGCCGCCTGACGGGCTCACGGACGCTGTGGCGCACGTCGTGCTCGGCGTCTACGAGAAGGGGCTGCGGCCGGAACGGGACGCGGCGCGGCTCGCGGCGCGGCTCCTGCTCGACCGCCTGACGGCCGAGGCCCCCGGCCGGACGGTCGAGGTGCGCGTGCCGCCGTTCGCGGCGGTGCAGTGCGTGGCGGGACCCCGGCACACCAGGGGGACACCGCCGAACGTGGTGGAGACCGACCCGCGCACCTGGCTTGAGCTCGCACTCGGCCGGACGACCTGGGCCGAGGCCATGGACGCCGGGAAGATCAGCGCGAGCGGCGCGCGGGCCGACCTGTCAGAGCACCTGCCGCTGCGGGGTTAG
- a CDS encoding PhoX family protein codes for MANPSSRRLPILPLLPPVGGRDAMTCRFRCGDACAHEVANTSGNPYFQDLLPAVISRRGALRAGALGAVVATAAVTGAVPAAADPAPSGAGGRGPGPGHGPRGLAFTPVPPNSLDALTVADGYRSAVVVRWGDPVLPDAPAFDFENQSAAAQAAQFGYNCDFVTFFPLGDDRGLLWVNHEYTDENLMFRGYTNGDTAPLEQIAIAMAAHGGSVVELERAGRTGQWKLVTRGRRRYNRRVTVRTKMRLTGPAAGSALLSTAADPRGTTVHGMLNNCAGGTTPWNTVLSGEENWNQYFVGGDGVPEAQKPYLTRYGVSTTAAVPSGSRRFDRVEERFDLAKHPNEINRFGWIVEIDPFDPQSTPIKRTALGRLAHEGATTTLAKDGRVVAYMGDDSRFEYIYKFVSKDRHIPGFDRHNRSLLDEGTLYVATFTGDSPGQIDGAGTLPADGRFDGTGAWIPLVSGDRSFVEGMTAAEVLVYTRVAADKAGATKMDRPEDIERNPVNGAVCVALTNNTARTAAQADEANPRAANRHGQILEIVERRDDAAATTFTWSLPLVCGDPADPSTYFAGFDKTKVSPISCPDNVTFDADGNLWISTDGNALGKNDGLFAMPLSGPDRGHVRQFLTVPYGAETCGPLITEDQKSVFVAVQHPGEITGATPDTPASHWPDGGTSQPRPSVAVAWHPQGKKIGS; via the coding sequence GTGGCGAACCCGTCATCCCGCAGGCTGCCGATTCTCCCCCTTCTGCCCCCCGTCGGGGGCCGCGACGCCATGACCTGCCGGTTCCGCTGCGGTGACGCCTGTGCTCACGAAGTGGCCAACACCAGCGGCAACCCGTACTTCCAGGACCTTCTGCCGGCTGTCATCTCCCGCCGCGGCGCGCTGCGCGCAGGCGCGCTCGGCGCCGTTGTCGCCACCGCGGCCGTCACCGGAGCCGTCCCCGCCGCCGCCGATCCCGCGCCGTCCGGGGCCGGCGGCCGCGGCCCCGGCCCTGGCCATGGTCCCCGTGGCCTGGCCTTCACCCCGGTCCCCCCGAACTCGCTGGACGCGCTCACCGTCGCCGACGGCTACCGCTCCGCCGTCGTGGTCCGCTGGGGTGACCCCGTCCTGCCGGACGCGCCGGCGTTCGACTTCGAGAACCAGTCCGCCGCCGCGCAGGCCGCGCAGTTCGGCTACAACTGCGACTTCGTCACCTTCTTCCCGCTCGGCGACGACCGCGGACTGCTGTGGGTCAACCACGAGTACACCGACGAGAACCTCATGTTCCGCGGCTACACCAACGGCGACACCGCACCCCTTGAGCAGATCGCCATCGCCATGGCCGCGCACGGCGGGTCGGTCGTCGAACTGGAGCGCGCCGGCCGCACCGGCCAGTGGAAGCTCGTCACCCGGGGCCGGCGCAGGTACAACCGCCGCGTCACCGTGCGGACCAAGATGCGTCTCACCGGTCCCGCCGCGGGCTCCGCTCTGCTGAGCACCGCCGCCGACCCTCGGGGCACCACCGTCCACGGCATGCTCAACAACTGCGCCGGCGGCACCACCCCGTGGAACACCGTGCTCAGCGGTGAGGAGAACTGGAACCAGTACTTCGTCGGCGGCGACGGCGTCCCCGAGGCGCAGAAGCCGTACCTGACCCGGTACGGCGTGAGCACCACCGCCGCCGTGCCGAGCGGCAGCCGGCGTTTCGACCGGGTGGAGGAGCGGTTCGACCTCGCCAAGCACCCGAACGAGATCAACAGGTTCGGCTGGATCGTCGAGATCGACCCGTTCGACCCGCAGAGCACGCCGATCAAGCGCACCGCGCTCGGCCGCCTCGCGCACGAGGGGGCCACCACCACTCTGGCGAAGGACGGCCGCGTCGTCGCGTACATGGGGGACGACAGCCGGTTCGAGTACATCTACAAGTTCGTCTCCAAGGACCGCCACATCCCCGGCTTCGACCGCCACAACCGGTCGCTCCTCGACGAGGGCACCCTGTACGTCGCCACGTTCACCGGTGACAGCCCCGGCCAGATCGACGGCGCCGGCACCCTCCCCGCCGACGGCCGCTTCGACGGTACCGGCGCCTGGATCCCCCTGGTCAGCGGCGACCGTTCGTTCGTCGAAGGCATGACCGCCGCCGAGGTCCTCGTGTACACCCGCGTCGCCGCCGACAAGGCCGGCGCCACCAAGATGGACCGTCCCGAGGACATCGAGCGCAACCCCGTGAACGGCGCCGTCTGCGTGGCACTCACCAACAACACCGCGCGCACCGCCGCGCAGGCCGACGAGGCCAACCCCCGCGCCGCCAACCGCCACGGCCAGATCCTGGAGATCGTGGAACGCCGCGACGACGCCGCCGCCACGACCTTCACCTGGTCCCTGCCTCTGGTCTGCGGCGACCCCGCCGACCCCTCCACGTACTTCGCCGGCTTCGACAAGACCAAGGTCTCCCCCATCTCCTGCCCCGACAACGTCACCTTCGACGCCGACGGCAACCTCTGGATCTCCACCGACGGCAACGCACTCGGCAAGAACGACGGCCTTTTCGCCATGCCTCTCTCCGGCCCCGACCGCGGCCACGTCCGCCAGTTCCTCACCGTCCCCTACGGCGCCGAGACCTGCGGCCCCCTGATCACCGAGGACCAGAAGAGCGTCTTCGTGGCCGTCCAGCACCCCGGCGAGATAACCGGCGCGACCCCCGACACCCCCGCCAGTCACTGGCCGGACGGCGGCACTTCCCAGCCGCGTCCCTCGGTGGCCGTCGCCTGGCACCCCCAGGGCAAGAAGATCGGCTCCTGA
- a CDS encoding Glu/Leu/Phe/Val dehydrogenase → MTDVFGSSHKDTDPSPDGQARHEQVVFCADDRSGLRAIIAIYSTALGPGLGGTRFYPYESEQAALSDVLNLSRAMAYKNALAGLDLGGGKAVIIGDPAKDKSEALLRAYGRFVQSLGGRYYTACDVGTYSEDMDVVAKECSFVTGRTVAHGGAGDSSILTAYGVFQGMRAAASHTYGSPSLRGRRVGVEGVGKVGHRLVELLLDDGAEVVICDVSEQAVERVRTRHPQVDVVADAAALKAADIDVYSPCALGGALDDETVAGLRAAIVCGGANNQLAHTGVEKQLAERGILYAPDYVVNSGGVIQVADEIEGFDMDRARAKATQIFDTTLKIFSMAEEEGVPPAVAADRLAERRMSEVGRLRAIWLGR, encoded by the coding sequence GTGACCGACGTCTTCGGGTCGTCCCACAAGGACACAGATCCCTCACCTGACGGACAGGCTCGCCACGAGCAGGTCGTCTTCTGCGCCGACGACCGCAGCGGCCTGCGGGCGATCATCGCCATCTACAGCACCGCGCTCGGCCCCGGCCTCGGCGGCACGCGCTTCTACCCCTACGAGAGCGAGCAGGCCGCGCTGTCGGACGTGCTCAACCTCTCACGCGCCATGGCGTACAAGAACGCGCTCGCCGGGCTCGACCTCGGCGGCGGCAAGGCCGTGATCATCGGCGACCCGGCCAAGGACAAGAGCGAGGCGCTGCTGCGCGCGTACGGCCGCTTCGTGCAGTCGCTCGGCGGCCGCTACTACACCGCCTGCGACGTCGGCACCTACAGCGAGGACATGGACGTCGTCGCCAAGGAGTGCTCGTTCGTGACCGGCCGCACCGTGGCGCACGGCGGAGCGGGAGACTCCTCCATCCTCACCGCGTACGGCGTGTTCCAGGGCATGCGCGCCGCCGCGAGCCACACCTACGGCAGCCCCTCCCTGCGCGGCAGGCGCGTCGGCGTCGAAGGCGTGGGAAAGGTCGGCCACCGGCTGGTCGAGCTCCTGCTCGACGACGGCGCCGAGGTCGTGATCTGCGACGTCAGCGAGCAGGCCGTCGAGCGGGTGCGAACCCGCCACCCCCAGGTGGACGTGGTCGCGGACGCCGCGGCGCTGAAGGCCGCCGACATCGACGTCTACTCTCCCTGCGCGCTCGGCGGGGCCCTGGACGACGAGACGGTCGCCGGCCTGCGTGCCGCCATCGTCTGCGGCGGCGCCAACAACCAGCTCGCGCACACCGGCGTGGAGAAGCAGCTCGCCGAGCGCGGCATCCTCTACGCTCCCGACTACGTCGTGAACTCCGGCGGCGTGATCCAGGTCGCGGACGAGATCGAGGGCTTCGACATGGACCGGGCCAGAGCAAAGGCAACGCAGATTTTCGACACGACATTGAAGATCTTTTCGATGGCGGAGGAAGAAGGTGTTCCCCCGGCGGTGGCGGCCGATAGGCTGGCCGAGCGCAGAATGTCGGAAGTCGGACGGCTTAGGGCCATTTGGCTCGGCCGCTGA
- a CDS encoding TetR/AcrR family transcriptional regulator yields the protein MGATSRTADAHDHPPHGSRPTRRRLSVDRRREELMAAALELFSRHDAEDVSVDDVAFAAGASRALVYHYFGGKQELYVAALRSAAAELEARLRPASGGGSALEEIADGLTRYFDFVEDHAAGFAALLRGGPANRTGEVGEIVESVRRRLLRMITNRMRVEEPGATLRVTLRSWIASVEIAGLDWLENRDMDRATLESLLVDQMTALLAVAARHDHQVNALLADLRPAQAQ from the coding sequence GTGGGTGCGACATCACGAACCGCGGACGCGCACGACCATCCACCGCACGGTTCGCGGCCGACGAGGCGGCGGCTCAGCGTGGACCGGCGGCGCGAGGAGCTGATGGCCGCGGCGCTCGAACTGTTCAGCAGGCACGACGCCGAAGACGTCTCGGTGGACGACGTCGCCTTCGCCGCCGGCGCGTCACGCGCGCTGGTCTACCACTACTTCGGCGGCAAACAGGAGCTGTACGTCGCGGCGCTGCGCAGCGCGGCGGCGGAGCTCGAGGCGCGGCTGCGGCCGGCGTCCGGCGGCGGCAGTGCCCTGGAGGAGATCGCCGACGGGCTGACGCGGTACTTCGATTTCGTGGAGGACCACGCGGCCGGCTTCGCGGCCCTGCTGCGCGGCGGCCCGGCCAACCGGACCGGCGAGGTGGGGGAGATCGTCGAGAGCGTGCGCCGCCGCCTGCTGCGGATGATCACCAATCGCATGCGGGTGGAGGAGCCCGGAGCGACGCTGCGGGTGACGCTGCGGTCGTGGATCGCGTCGGTCGAGATCGCGGGGCTGGACTGGCTGGAGAACCGTGACATGGACCGGGCCACTCTGGAGAGCCTGCTGGTGGACCAGATGACGGCGCTGCTCGCCGTGGCCGCCAGGCACGATCATCAGGTGAACGCGCTGCTCGCCGACCTGCGTCCCGCGCAGGCCCAGTGA
- a CDS encoding DUF3073 domain-containing protein, which yields MGRGRAKAKQVKVARQLKYNSGGTDLDRLREELGVNHDSNQDVDDAVDDELADRYADYADDFDDDDEEDPRSRRR from the coding sequence ATGGGGCGCGGCCGAGCCAAGGCCAAGCAGGTGAAGGTTGCCCGCCAGCTCAAGTACAACAGCGGCGGCACCGATCTTGACCGTCTTCGCGAGGAGCTCGGAGTCAACCACGACTCCAACCAGGACGTAGACGACGCCGTCGACGATGAGCTGGCCGATCGGTACGCCGATTACGCCGACGACTTCGACGACGACGATGAAGAGGACCCCAGGTCCCGGCGCCGTTAG
- the bldC gene encoding developmental transcriptional regulator BldC — MSARTPEAEPLLTPAEVATMFRVDPKTVTRWAKAGKLTSIRTLGGHRRYRETEVRALLAGIPQQRSE; from the coding sequence ATGTCAGCTCGTACACCCGAGGCCGAGCCACTGCTCACCCCGGCGGAGGTCGCCACCATGTTCCGCGTCGACCCCAAGACCGTTACTCGGTGGGCGAAGGCGGGCAAGTTGACGTCCATCCGCACCCTTGGCGGTCACCGGCGTTACCGGGAGACCGAGGTCCGAGCGCTGCTCGCGGGCATCCCGCAGCAGCGGTCGGAGTGA
- the purF gene encoding amidophosphoribosyltransferase translates to MLKGDGRLGHDLDPGDRAPQDACGVFGVWAPGEEVSKLTYYGLYALQHRGQESAGIAVSEGSRILVYKDMGLVAQVFDESVLGTLRGHLAIGHCRYSTTGSSVWENAQPTLSSTEGGGLALAHNGNLINTPQLASRLTGATIRATTDTEVLTSLLAQDRSRSIEDAAADLLPQVKGAYSLVFMDEKTLYAARDPQGIRPLVLGRLERGWVVASETAALDIVGATFTREIEPGELLVIDERGVRSRRFALAEPKGCLFEYVYLARPDTTIADRGVQATRVEVGRRLAREHPVEADLVIPTPESGTPAAIGYAEESGIPYGQGLVKNSYVGRTFIQPSQTIRQLGIRLKLNPLREVIQGRRLVVVDDSIVRGNTQRAIVKMLREAGATEVHVRISSPPVSWPCFYGIDFATKAELIAGTRSLEEIRESIGADSLGYISLEGLTEATTIPAGRLCRACFDGKYPIPIDQDNVGKFVLEARA, encoded by the coding sequence GTGCTAAAGGGCGACGGCCGACTCGGCCATGACCTTGACCCCGGTGACCGCGCGCCTCAGGATGCCTGTGGCGTCTTCGGGGTCTGGGCCCCGGGCGAGGAAGTGTCCAAACTCACCTACTACGGGCTGTACGCGTTGCAGCATCGCGGACAGGAGTCCGCGGGCATCGCGGTCAGCGAAGGCAGCCGGATCCTCGTCTACAAGGACATGGGACTGGTCGCTCAGGTCTTCGACGAGTCGGTGCTCGGGACGTTGCGCGGCCATCTCGCGATCGGCCACTGCCGCTACTCGACCACCGGGTCCAGTGTCTGGGAGAACGCTCAGCCGACCCTCAGTTCCACAGAGGGTGGCGGGCTGGCTCTCGCGCACAACGGCAACCTCATCAACACGCCGCAGCTCGCGAGCCGGCTGACGGGTGCGACGATCCGTGCGACGACGGACACCGAGGTGCTCACGTCGCTGCTCGCGCAGGACCGCAGCCGGTCCATCGAGGACGCCGCGGCCGACCTGCTGCCACAGGTCAAGGGTGCCTACTCGTTGGTCTTCATGGACGAGAAGACCTTGTACGCCGCGCGTGACCCGCAAGGCATCCGGCCGCTGGTGCTCGGCCGCCTGGAGCGCGGCTGGGTGGTGGCGTCCGAGACGGCCGCGCTGGACATCGTCGGTGCGACGTTCACCCGTGAGATCGAGCCGGGTGAGCTGCTGGTGATCGACGAGCGCGGGGTGCGGTCGCGCAGGTTCGCGCTGGCCGAGCCGAAGGGCTGCCTGTTCGAGTACGTCTACCTGGCGCGGCCCGACACCACGATCGCCGACCGCGGCGTGCAGGCCACCCGGGTCGAGGTGGGCCGCCGGCTGGCCAGGGAGCACCCCGTCGAGGCCGACCTGGTGATCCCGACCCCGGAGTCCGGCACCCCGGCCGCGATCGGTTACGCCGAGGAGAGCGGCATCCCGTACGGCCAGGGCCTGGTGAAGAACTCCTATGTCGGCCGCACGTTCATCCAGCCGTCCCAGACGATCCGCCAGCTCGGCATCCGGCTCAAGCTGAACCCGCTGCGCGAGGTGATCCAGGGCAGGCGCCTGGTGGTCGTGGACGACTCGATCGTGCGGGGCAACACGCAGCGCGCGATCGTCAAGATGCTGCGCGAGGCGGGGGCCACCGAGGTCCACGTGCGCATCTCGTCCCCGCCGGTGAGCTGGCCGTGCTTCTACGGCATCGACTTCGCCACCAAGGCGGAGCTGATCGCCGGCACCAGGTCCCTGGAGGAGATCCGGGAGTCCATCGGCGCCGACTCGCTCGGTTACATCTCGCTCGAGGGGCTCACCGAGGCCACCACGATCCCGGCGGGACGGCTGTGCCGCGCGTGCTTCGACGGCAAGTACCCGATCCCCATCGACCAGGACAACGTCGGCAAGTTCGTGCTGGAGGCGCGGGCATGA
- the purM gene encoding phosphoribosylformylglycinamidine cyclo-ligase: MSPEVTASYAAAGVDIEAGERAVELMKAKVARSRRPEVVDDASGFAGLFDVSALLRFKRPLLATSTDGVGTKVMLAQALGKHDTIGIDLVGMVVDDLVVCGAEPLFMTDYIACGKVVPERIAEIVGGVAEGCRLAGCALVGGETAEHPGAMGPDEYDLAGAGTGVVEAAELLGPDRVRPGDVVLGLASSGVHSNGYSLVRHVIATAGLGLERELPELARTLGEELLEPTRIYSLACLELTRTVEVHAFAHITGGGLAANLARSLPPGADAVLDRSSWTPQPIFEVIAGYGRVPQEEMDRTFNLGVGMCAVVPAGVADVALATLAARGQDAWVLGEIVPGSGEARFRA; encoded by the coding sequence ATGAGCCCTGAGGTGACGGCCTCGTACGCGGCGGCGGGTGTCGACATCGAGGCCGGTGAGCGCGCGGTCGAGCTGATGAAGGCCAAGGTCGCGCGGTCGCGGCGGCCCGAGGTCGTGGACGACGCCAGCGGCTTCGCCGGGTTGTTCGACGTGTCGGCGCTGCTGAGGTTCAAGCGGCCGTTGCTCGCGACGTCCACCGACGGCGTCGGCACCAAGGTCATGCTGGCGCAGGCGCTCGGCAAGCACGACACCATCGGCATCGACCTGGTCGGCATGGTGGTCGACGACCTCGTGGTGTGCGGGGCCGAGCCGCTGTTCATGACCGACTACATCGCCTGCGGCAAGGTCGTGCCGGAACGGATCGCCGAGATAGTCGGCGGGGTCGCGGAGGGCTGCCGGCTCGCCGGGTGCGCGCTGGTCGGCGGGGAGACCGCCGAGCACCCCGGGGCGATGGGGCCGGACGAGTACGACCTCGCCGGCGCCGGCACCGGTGTCGTGGAGGCCGCAGAACTGCTCGGTCCCGACCGGGTGCGGCCGGGGGACGTGGTGCTCGGGCTGGCGTCCTCGGGGGTGCACTCCAACGGTTACTCGCTGGTCCGCCACGTGATCGCCACCGCCGGTCTCGGCCTGGAGCGTGAGCTTCCCGAGCTGGCGCGCACGCTCGGCGAGGAGTTGCTCGAGCCGACGCGGATCTACTCGCTGGCCTGCCTGGAGCTGACGCGTACCGTCGAGGTGCACGCGTTCGCGCACATCACCGGTGGCGGCCTGGCCGCGAACCTCGCGCGGTCGCTGCCGCCGGGGGCCGACGCGGTGCTCGACCGCTCGTCCTGGACGCCTCAGCCGATCTTCGAGGTGATCGCCGGGTACGGCCGGGTGCCGCAGGAGGAGATGGACCGCACGTTCAACCTCGGCGTCGGCATGTGCGCCGTCGTGCCGGCCGGTGTGGCGGACGTGGCCCTGGCCACGCTCGCGGCCCGCGGCCAGGACGCGTGGGTGCTCGGCGAGATCGTGCCGGGGTCCGGCGAGGCCCGCTTCCGGGCCTGA
- a CDS encoding DUF4190 domain-containing protein, translating into MFIAARDRPEGLDHVTTPGDPHDPQSRPGGSPSSGETPGGYGQQQPPQYGGPYGETPSSPYGEQPPYYGGPPPYGQYPPPGGQSGGGLGTASLVLGILSIVLLLVCGIGLLTAIAGLIVGFIALARRSNKGRATVGLILSGLTLLLGVIAFIWFVNTFQECLNAPTQAEAQSCVERKLGVQQPVGP; encoded by the coding sequence GTGTTCATCGCTGCCCGCGACCGGCCGGAAGGGCTTGACCACGTGACCACACCTGGTGATCCACACGACCCCCAGTCCCGTCCCGGTGGTTCCCCTTCCTCCGGCGAGACCCCCGGCGGCTACGGCCAGCAGCAGCCCCCGCAGTACGGCGGCCCGTACGGCGAGACCCCTTCGTCCCCGTACGGTGAGCAGCCTCCCTACTACGGCGGCCCGCCGCCGTACGGCCAGTACCCGCCGCCAGGCGGCCAGAGCGGCGGCGGGCTCGGCACCGCGTCCCTGGTCCTCGGCATCCTCAGCATCGTGCTGCTGCTGGTCTGCGGCATCGGCCTCCTGACCGCGATCGCCGGCCTGATCGTGGGCTTCATCGCGCTGGCCCGCCGCTCCAACAAGGGCCGCGCCACCGTCGGCCTCATCCTCAGCGGCCTGACCCTCCTGCTCGGCGTCATCGCCTTCATCTGGTTCGTCAACACGTTCCAGGAGTGCCTCAACGCGCCGACGCAGGCCGAGGCCCAGTCCTGCGTGGAGCGTAAGCTCGGCGTGCAGCAGCCGGTCGGCCCCTAA
- a CDS encoding LacI family DNA-binding transcriptional regulator, with protein MSGPSMQTTSRHRADLGTAAPALGDAGGPRPRPTIRNVAERAGVSKSLVSLVLRGSPHVSEHRREAVLQAARELGYRPNAVARSLVEGRTHLVGALVADLHNPFYAEFLDGLQESLHGDGLRLLIGSGRWDPAFEEEAVEAFLELRVDGLVLLGVSPSSETLAEAAAYTPTVVVGERDVELESVDIVVDDDELGAGLAVDHLVELGHRRIAHIEGTPSSSARFRCEGYLVAMRRHGLAPHIMVEHGDFTEEGGRRAARSLLERSPRPTAIFAANDVAALGVLVAASELGLRVPEDLSVVGYDNTHLAAIHHISLTSLDQPRRAMGRSAASLLSDRITDPGKAARLRQVTPRLVVRHSTGPVPSEPQEPQE; from the coding sequence ATGTCAGGACCGTCCATGCAGACGACCTCCCGCCATAGAGCGGATCTCGGCACGGCCGCCCCGGCCCTCGGGGACGCCGGTGGGCCGCGTCCCCGGCCGACGATCCGCAACGTGGCCGAGCGGGCGGGTGTCTCCAAGTCGCTGGTCTCTTTGGTGTTGCGCGGGTCGCCACACGTGAGCGAGCACAGGCGCGAAGCGGTGCTGCAGGCCGCGCGAGAGCTCGGCTACCGGCCGAACGCGGTCGCGCGCAGCCTGGTCGAGGGCCGCACCCACCTGGTGGGGGCTCTGGTGGCCGATCTGCACAACCCCTTCTACGCGGAGTTCCTCGACGGGTTGCAGGAGAGCCTGCACGGCGACGGACTGCGGCTGCTGATCGGCAGCGGCCGGTGGGACCCGGCGTTCGAGGAGGAGGCCGTCGAGGCGTTCCTGGAGCTACGGGTCGACGGTCTGGTGCTGCTCGGCGTGTCCCCCTCCAGCGAGACGCTCGCCGAGGCCGCGGCGTACACCCCCACGGTGGTGGTGGGTGAGCGCGACGTCGAGCTGGAGAGCGTGGACATCGTGGTGGACGACGACGAGCTCGGCGCCGGGCTCGCGGTGGACCACCTGGTGGAGCTCGGTCACCGGCGGATCGCGCACATCGAGGGGACCCCCTCGTCGTCGGCGCGGTTCCGCTGCGAGGGTTACCTGGTGGCGATGCGCAGGCACGGCCTCGCGCCGCACATCATGGTGGAGCACGGCGACTTCACCGAGGAAGGCGGACGGCGGGCCGCGCGTTCGCTTCTGGAGCGCTCCCCGAGGCCGACCGCGATCTTCGCGGCGAACGACGTCGCGGCGCTCGGCGTGCTCGTCGCGGCCAGTGAGCTCGGTTTGCGGGTGCCGGAGGACCTGTCGGTCGTCGGGTACGACAACACCCATCTCGCCGCGATCCACCACATCTCCCTGACGAGCCTGGACCAGCCGCGGCGGGCCATGGGGAGGTCGGCCGCCTCCCTGCTGAGCGACCGCATCACCGACCCCGGCAAAGCGGCGAGGCTGCGTCAGGTCACCCCTCGCCTGGTGGTCCGGCACAGCACCGGCCCGGTGCCAAGCGAGCCCCAAGAGCCCCAAGAGTAG